A window of Bradyrhizobium sp. AZCC 1610 contains these coding sequences:
- the mdlC gene encoding benzoylformate decarboxylase, whose protein sequence is MSSRKPAKTATTSLTVKDATFGLLRAFGIKRVFGNPGSTELPFLSDWPDDIDYVLGLQEASVVGMADGYAQATRNAGFVNLHSGAGVGNALGNIYTAHRNQTPLVISAGQQARSILPLQAFLYAERASEFPRPYVKYSVEPARAEDVPAAIARAYYVAMQPPCGPTFVSIPIDDWTRPTQPIEARKVSRELGPDADAMKALAAALSASKRPALVVGPGVDRAGAVDLMVRVAEKAKAAVWVSPFSARCSFPERHPQFAGFLHASPGQLSDALRDHDLVVVVGAPVFTFHVEGHAAIFDGATTIFQITDDPDAAAVTPSGASIIATMKPALSMLLDLLPETARAMQAGRVLPPAPSAADPLPVEFLLHSLSEAMPANAVLVEEAPSHRPAMQKFMPMRGQDSFYTMASGGLGYGLPAAVGMALGRPGVRTVCLIGDGSAMYSIQALWTAARRKLPLTVVVINNAGYGAMRSFSQVMQVRNVPGLELPGIDFVKLAEGMGCHAVRVTKSSELAGALSYGLSCDGVSLIEVMVDSAVPLLYAQKG, encoded by the coding sequence ATGTCGTCCCGCAAACCAGCCAAAACCGCCACCACCTCGCTCACCGTCAAGGACGCCACCTTCGGCCTGCTCCGCGCGTTCGGCATCAAGCGCGTGTTCGGCAATCCCGGCTCGACCGAACTGCCGTTCCTCAGCGACTGGCCCGACGACATCGATTACGTGCTCGGCCTGCAGGAGGCTTCCGTCGTCGGCATGGCCGATGGCTATGCACAGGCTACCCGCAACGCCGGCTTCGTCAACCTGCATTCCGGCGCCGGCGTCGGCAATGCGCTCGGCAATATCTACACCGCCCATCGCAACCAGACGCCGCTGGTGATATCAGCCGGCCAGCAGGCCCGCTCGATCCTGCCGCTGCAGGCCTTTCTCTACGCCGAGCGCGCCTCGGAATTTCCGCGGCCCTATGTCAAATACAGCGTCGAGCCGGCGCGCGCCGAAGACGTGCCGGCGGCGATCGCGCGCGCCTACTACGTCGCGATGCAGCCGCCCTGCGGGCCGACCTTCGTCTCGATCCCGATCGACGACTGGACGCGTCCCACGCAGCCGATCGAAGCCCGCAAGGTCAGCCGCGAACTCGGTCCCGACGCGGACGCGATGAAGGCGCTGGCCGCCGCGCTCTCGGCGAGCAAGCGCCCTGCCCTCGTCGTCGGGCCCGGCGTCGACCGCGCCGGGGCCGTCGATCTGATGGTGCGGGTCGCGGAAAAGGCAAAGGCCGCCGTCTGGGTCAGCCCGTTCTCGGCACGTTGCTCGTTCCCGGAACGACATCCGCAGTTTGCAGGCTTCCTGCACGCCTCGCCGGGCCAGCTATCGGATGCGCTGCGCGATCATGACCTCGTGGTGGTGGTCGGCGCGCCGGTGTTCACCTTCCATGTCGAGGGCCATGCCGCGATCTTCGACGGCGCGACCACGATCTTCCAGATCACTGACGATCCCGATGCCGCCGCCGTCACGCCGTCGGGCGCCAGCATCATCGCGACCATGAAGCCGGCGCTTTCGATGCTGCTCGATCTGCTGCCGGAAACAGCGCGCGCCATGCAGGCCGGTCGCGTGCTGCCGCCGGCGCCATCCGCCGCCGATCCGCTTCCGGTCGAATTCCTGCTGCACTCGCTGTCCGAAGCCATGCCCGCCAATGCGGTGCTGGTGGAGGAAGCGCCCTCGCATCGCCCGGCGATGCAAAAGTTCATGCCGATGCGCGGCCAGGACAGCTTTTACACCATGGCGAGCGGCGGCCTCGGCTACGGCCTGCCCGCCGCCGTCGGCATGGCGCTCGGACGTCCCGGCGTCCGCACGGTCTGCCTGATCGGCGACGGCTCGGCGATGTATTCGATCCAGGCGCTGTGGACCGCGGCCCGGCGCAAGCTGCCGCTCACCGTCGTCGTCATCAACAACGCCGGCTACGGCGCGATGCGTTCGTTCAGCCAGGTGATGCAGGTGCGCAATGTGCCGGGGCTGGAATTGCCCGGCATCGATTTCGTCAAGCTCGCCGAAGGCATGGGCTGCCACGCCGTGCGGGTGACGAAATCATCCGAACTCGCCGGCGCGCTCAGCTACGGGCTCTCTTGTGACGGCGTCAGCCTGATCGAGGTGATGGTAGATTCGGCAGTGCCGCTGCTCTACGCGCAGAAGGGGTGA
- a CDS encoding SDR family oxidoreductase: protein MQVTGKVVVVTGGGNGIGRAMCEAFHRAGAAKVVVADIDPDGARAVATPIGGAAFKCDVGKEKDILHVIEETEHQFGPIALFCSNAGIGGGFDPLSVNAGGNSDEPWQRSWAVHVMAHVYAARHLIPRMKARGGGYFLNTISAAGLLSQVGSPAYSTTKHAAVGFAENLAISHKADNIKVSILCPQGVDTNMLRSIPKGPQSGDGDLSPEQVAQDVLKGLEEETFVILPHPQVLGYMRKKTENYDRWISGMAKIQAKMRESYGK from the coding sequence ATGCAGGTGACCGGCAAAGTTGTGGTTGTCACCGGTGGCGGCAACGGCATCGGCCGGGCGATGTGCGAGGCCTTCCATCGCGCCGGCGCCGCCAAGGTCGTTGTCGCCGATATCGATCCCGACGGCGCGCGAGCCGTCGCCACTCCGATCGGTGGGGCGGCCTTCAAATGCGATGTCGGAAAGGAGAAGGACATCCTTCACGTCATCGAGGAGACCGAACATCAATTCGGCCCGATCGCGTTGTTCTGCTCCAATGCCGGCATCGGCGGCGGCTTCGATCCACTGTCGGTGAATGCCGGCGGAAACTCCGACGAACCGTGGCAGCGAAGCTGGGCCGTTCATGTCATGGCGCATGTCTATGCGGCGCGGCACCTGATCCCGCGCATGAAGGCGCGCGGCGGCGGCTATTTCCTCAACACGATTTCGGCGGCCGGATTGCTGTCGCAGGTCGGCAGCCCGGCCTATTCGACCACCAAGCATGCCGCCGTCGGCTTTGCCGAGAATCTGGCGATCTCGCACAAGGCCGACAACATCAAGGTGTCTATCCTGTGCCCGCAGGGCGTCGATACCAACATGCTGCGCTCAATCCCGAAGGGCCCGCAATCCGGCGACGGCGATCTTTCGCCGGAGCAGGTGGCGCAGGACGTGCTGAAGGGACTGGAAGAGGAAACCTTTGTGATCCTGCCGCACCCGCAGGTGCTCGGCTACATGCGCAAGAAGACCGAGAACTACGACCGCTGGATATCAGGGATGGCGAAGATCCAGGCGAAGATGCGGGAGAGTTACGGGAAATAG
- the trhA gene encoding PAQR family membrane homeostasis protein TrhA — protein MTIFRLKQFASTSIHAAVDAMHWNYDRAELIADGVVHIVGICLGLVAATVLIVLTAVYASAFEIAVVSVYVAGLLAMLTFSAVYNLWPVSRAKWVLRRFDHSAIYLLIAATYTPFIVALKESYLAIALLTGVWCAAILGVVLKLALPGRYDRLAVGLYLALGWSGIMIYDSVVKAVPPLALGFVVAGGVLYSLGVIFHAWQRLRFQNAIWHGFVLLGAACHYTAILDMMILA, from the coding sequence ATGACCATCTTCAGACTGAAACAATTCGCTTCGACATCCATCCATGCGGCGGTTGACGCCATGCACTGGAACTACGACCGCGCCGAGCTGATTGCCGATGGCGTCGTGCATATCGTAGGCATCTGTCTTGGGCTTGTCGCCGCCACCGTCCTGATCGTGCTGACCGCGGTCTATGCCAGCGCGTTCGAAATTGCCGTGGTATCGGTCTACGTCGCGGGCCTGCTCGCGATGCTGACGTTCTCGGCGGTCTATAATCTCTGGCCGGTGTCGCGCGCCAAATGGGTGCTGCGCCGCTTCGATCATTCGGCGATCTATCTCTTGATCGCCGCCACCTATACGCCTTTCATCGTGGCGCTGAAAGAGAGCTATCTCGCGATCGCGCTGCTGACCGGGGTGTGGTGCGCCGCGATCCTCGGTGTGGTGCTGAAGCTGGCGCTCCCGGGCCGATACGATCGTTTGGCGGTGGGGCTCTATCTCGCGTTGGGCTGGAGCGGCATCATGATTTACGATTCGGTGGTGAAGGCGGTGCCGCCGCTGGCGCTGGGCTTCGTGGTGGCGGGCGGCGTGCTCTATAGCCTCGGCGTGATCTTCCATGCCTGGCAGCGGCTGCGTTTCCAGAACGCGATCTGGCACGGCTTCGTCCTGCTCGGCGCCGCGTGCCATTATACGGCTATTCTCGACATGATGATCCTGGCGTAA
- a CDS encoding YcjX family protein: MAPSFSDIVEEARLSARALLDYGDSFFNPTVRLGVTGLSRAGKTVFITALVHGLTRGGRFPVFEPYATGRIARARLEPQPDDAVPRFDYENHVRTLIEERRWPSSTVDISELRLVIDYQRQNGADRTLTIDIVDYPGEWLLDLPLLNKSFEQWSAESLALSREGPRAKLAAPWHEHLKTLHPEGREDEQATRMAAKLFTDYLRACRDERFAMSLLPPGRFLMPGNLADTPALTFAPLEVAADGSAPDGSLWAMMRRRYEAYKDVVVRPFFRDHFARLDRQIVLVDALAAFNAGPEALHDLEAALSGILDCFRIGRSTILSSLFRPRIDRILFAATKADHLHHQSHDRLEAVLRRAVAKAAGRAEYAGAAIDVVALSAVRATREAQVARGREKLPSIIGTPAPGETANGEAFDGETEVATFPGDLPADPEELFNGGFRGLSSTVSEQADFRFLRFRPPLLERTANDEPALPHIRLDRALQFLLGNRLQ, encoded by the coding sequence ATGGCCCCCAGTTTTTCAGACATCGTCGAGGAAGCGCGCCTGTCGGCGCGGGCGCTTCTGGACTATGGCGACAGCTTCTTCAATCCGACGGTGCGGCTCGGCGTCACGGGCCTGTCGCGCGCCGGCAAGACCGTGTTCATCACGGCGCTGGTCCACGGCCTGACCCGCGGCGGAAGGTTTCCGGTCTTCGAGCCCTATGCCACCGGCCGGATCGCCCGCGCCCGGCTTGAGCCGCAGCCGGACGATGCCGTGCCGCGCTTCGACTATGAGAACCACGTCCGTACGCTGATCGAGGAGCGGCGCTGGCCGAGCTCGACCGTCGACATCAGCGAACTGCGCCTCGTCATCGACTACCAGCGGCAGAATGGCGCAGACCGCACGCTCACGATCGACATCGTCGATTACCCCGGCGAATGGCTGCTGGATCTCCCGCTGCTCAACAAGAGTTTCGAGCAATGGTCGGCCGAGAGTCTTGCGCTGTCGCGCGAGGGTCCGCGCGCAAAACTCGCCGCGCCGTGGCACGAACATCTGAAGACGCTTCACCCCGAGGGCCGCGAGGACGAACAGGCGACGCGCATGGCGGCAAAGCTGTTCACGGATTATCTGCGCGCCTGCCGCGACGAACGTTTTGCGATGAGCCTGCTGCCGCCCGGGCGTTTCCTGATGCCGGGCAATCTCGCTGATACACCGGCGCTGACCTTTGCGCCGCTGGAAGTGGCTGCCGACGGCAGCGCGCCCGACGGTTCGCTATGGGCGATGATGCGGCGGCGCTACGAGGCCTACAAGGACGTCGTGGTGCGCCCGTTCTTCCGCGATCATTTTGCCCGCCTCGACCGGCAGATCGTGCTGGTCGATGCGCTCGCCGCGTTCAATGCCGGACCCGAGGCGCTGCATGATCTCGAAGCCGCGCTGTCAGGCATTCTCGATTGCTTCCGCATCGGCCGCAGCACGATCCTGAGCAGCCTCTTTCGTCCCCGGATCGATCGCATTCTGTTTGCCGCCACCAAGGCCGATCATCTGCACCACCAGAGCCATGACCGGCTGGAAGCCGTGCTGCGGCGGGCGGTCGCCAAGGCGGCCGGCCGTGCCGAATATGCCGGCGCTGCTATCGACGTGGTCGCGCTATCGGCGGTGCGCGCCACGCGCGAGGCGCAGGTCGCGCGTGGCCGGGAGAAGCTGCCGTCCATTATCGGCACGCCCGCGCCCGGCGAGACCGCCAATGGCGAAGCCTTCGATGGCGAGACCGAGGTCGCGACCTTTCCGGGCGACCTGCCCGCCGATCCCGAGGAGCTGTTCAACGGCGGCTTTCGCGGCCTTTCCAGCACCGTTTCCGAACAGGCCGATTTCCGCTTCCTGCGCTTCCGGCCGCCGCTCCTGGAGCGCACCGCCAACGACGAGCCCGCGCTGCCTCACATCCGCCTCGACCGCGCCCTCCAGTTCCTGCTCGGAAACCGACTGCAATGA
- a CDS encoding FAS1-like dehydratase domain-containing protein: MTEKLDLDHLRQWIGRDTEASDIVTAQLVKGLRATLFQDIGEPKTGDAAPWTTHWCLAQPVFPMSQLGPDGHPTRGGFLPPVPLPRRMWAGGEIEFIEPLRVGDESTRTSRISDVTMKTGSTGVLCFVSVEHTITTPRGTAIRERQDIVYRDMGGAAPIAKAPPPPPVAKHRESHVSDPVLLFRYSALTFNGHRIHYDRDYVTKVEGYPGLIFHGPLQAALIVEFAAKLHGDSAPKKFSYRGVQPLFEGSEFSINANETHAGMELWIANAEGQPTMKGTATW; encoded by the coding sequence ATGACCGAAAAACTCGATCTCGATCATCTGCGGCAATGGATTGGCCGCGACACGGAAGCTTCGGACATCGTCACCGCACAACTGGTCAAGGGTTTGCGCGCGACGCTGTTCCAGGACATCGGCGAGCCAAAGACAGGCGACGCCGCGCCGTGGACCACGCATTGGTGCCTGGCGCAGCCGGTGTTTCCGATGTCGCAGCTCGGCCCCGACGGTCACCCAACCCGCGGTGGTTTTCTGCCGCCGGTGCCGCTGCCGCGCCGGATGTGGGCCGGCGGCGAAATCGAATTCATCGAGCCCCTGCGCGTCGGCGATGAATCGACGCGCACGTCGCGGATCTCGGACGTGACGATGAAGACCGGCTCGACCGGCGTGCTGTGCTTCGTCTCGGTCGAACACACCATCACGACGCCGCGCGGCACAGCCATCCGCGAACGGCAGGACATCGTCTATCGCGACATGGGCGGCGCGGCGCCCATCGCCAAGGCCCCTCCGCCGCCGCCCGTCGCAAAGCATCGCGAAAGCCATGTCAGCGATCCCGTGCTGCTGTTTCGATATTCGGCGCTGACCTTCAACGGCCACCGCATCCATTACGACCGCGACTATGTCACCAAGGTCGAAGGCTATCCGGGCCTGATCTTCCACGGCCCGCTGCAGGCGGCGCTGATCGTCGAATTCGCCGCAAAACTTCATGGCGACTCGGCGCCGAAGAAGTTCAGCTATCGCGGCGTGCAGCCTCTGTTCGAAGGCAGCGAGTTCTCGATCAACGCCAACGAGACCCACGCCGGCATGGAACTGTGGATCGCCAATGCCGAGGGACAGCCGACCATGAAGGGCACCGCGACGTGGTGA
- a CDS encoding CaiB/BaiF CoA transferase family protein, which produces MLPLEGLIVVSVEQAVAAPFCSSRLADAGAHVVKVERPEGDFARGYDAAAKGQSSYFVWLNRGKNSVVIDLATREGRTALEELIASADVLLQNLKPGSMDKLGFSLERLKKDYPALICCTISGYGDEGPYADRKAYDLLIQAESGLASITGGPEGPSRVGISVVDIATGATAHAAILEALIARGHTGKGADIRISMFDVMADWMAVPLINSEAGNPPKRMALAHPSIAPYGVFNSRDGKGILISIQSEREWKKLCADVLDQPDLPNDPRFANMVERVRNRQLTDKTVADSFATMTRVDLLKRLADADIAFAEVNTMADLAVHPHLRRIEVDTPNGKVSYAAPAAIFVNEPRHYGAVPGIGDHVELPKAPRIRSRQS; this is translated from the coding sequence ATGTTGCCGTTAGAGGGATTGATCGTCGTCTCCGTCGAACAGGCCGTTGCTGCACCTTTCTGCAGCTCGCGGCTGGCGGACGCCGGCGCGCATGTCGTCAAGGTCGAGCGCCCGGAGGGCGATTTCGCCCGCGGCTATGATGCCGCCGCCAAGGGCCAGAGCAGCTATTTCGTCTGGCTCAACCGCGGCAAGAATTCCGTGGTGATCGATCTTGCGACCAGGGAAGGCCGCACCGCGCTCGAAGAGCTGATCGCGAGCGCCGACGTGCTGCTGCAGAACCTCAAGCCCGGCTCGATGGACAAGCTCGGCTTCTCGCTGGAGCGGCTGAAGAAGGACTATCCGGCGCTGATCTGCTGCACCATCTCGGGCTATGGCGACGAGGGCCCCTATGCCGACCGCAAGGCCTACGATCTCTTGATCCAGGCTGAGAGCGGCCTTGCCTCGATCACCGGCGGACCCGAGGGGCCGTCGCGCGTCGGCATTTCAGTGGTCGATATCGCGACCGGCGCCACCGCGCACGCCGCCATCCTCGAGGCGCTGATCGCGCGCGGACACACCGGCAAGGGCGCGGATATCCGGATCTCGATGTTCGACGTCATGGCCGACTGGATGGCGGTGCCGCTGATCAATTCGGAAGCCGGCAATCCGCCGAAGCGGATGGCGCTGGCGCACCCCTCGATCGCGCCCTACGGCGTGTTCAATTCCAGGGATGGCAAGGGCATCTTGATCTCGATCCAGAGCGAGCGCGAATGGAAGAAGCTCTGTGCCGACGTGCTGGATCAGCCCGACCTGCCGAACGATCCCCGCTTCGCCAACATGGTCGAGCGCGTGCGCAACCGCCAGCTCACCGACAAGACGGTGGCCGACAGTTTTGCGACGATGACGCGCGTCGATCTCCTCAAGCGCCTCGCGGACGCCGATATCGCGTTCGCCGAGGTCAACACCATGGCCGATCTTGCCGTGCATCCGCATCTGCGCCGGATCGAGGTCGATACGCCGAACGGCAAGGTAAGCTATGCCGCGCCCGCCGCGATCTTCGTGAATGAGCCACGCCACTATGGCGCCGTGCCCGGGATCGGCGACCACGTCGAACTTCCCAAAGCTCCCCGTATCAGGAGCCGCCAGTCATGA